CTGCCGAAACTGAAGGGAATATACCCCATCTTGATTCTGTGTTGAAGCGGGAAGAGCCATCTCTTCTGGCACTTACGCTCAACAGGTAACGGCTCTTGTAGTTGTACTGGAAACGACTCAACATACCTATCAACTTGTTAGTTTTATCTTGGTTATAGCCAGTCTGGTTACCCACAATCGGGTCTAAGGTAGCACCGTTCAGGATTGTTACATCATTACTGATCAAGTCGTGCTTCTGCGCAAAGAAAGATGAGTATGAGTAGTTTTCCATTGAGAATACACCCAACAATTTAAACTGGTGCCCTTTAATTCGTTTCGAATAATTCAATGAACTCTCCCAAGCCCAGTTGTTTCTAGATGCACTTTGGTTTTTTACACTTGACCTGTAGTTTCTTGAAGTAATTACATCTCCTTCGGCATCATATGCCAAGAAAATCGGAGCAATTGTCACTCTAGTGTCATCTGTAAAGCTACCACCAAAACGAGTCATAAAAGTCAACCCTTTAAATACATCGTAGTTTGCTGTAAAGTTGTAGTTGAACTGATTTGACTTATTGTTATCTGACCTTTTAAATCTGGTCATCAGGTAGCTCATATTTAAAGCCTCATTGGATCCTTCCTGATCACTTCCACTTTGAATCGTTTCAGCATCCGGATCCAGTGCTGGCTGGTATGGCTTGTACTTGTAAGCTTCAAGCAACACTTGATAAGGTGCATACTCTGTGTTTTCTGTCTTAAAACCTAGACCGGTATTGAATGTCCATTTCTTCTTCTTGTATATCGTGTTAGCACGTACACTCATACGGTCAAAGCTAGAGTTGATCACCGAACCATCCTGCTGGAAATAGTTACCTGTGATATTGTACTTCAAGCCATCTTTACCACCTGCAATACTCACACTGTGGTTCTGGATGGGTGCATTGTCACGCTGAACAACATCTTTCAGACTAGTATTAAGGGTGAAGGCATAAGGGTTGTTTTCAAGCGGCGTCCAAGTACCGTCGAAAGGGGTACCGTTGTTGTGGCTTTTCTGAAGGAAGTATGTGTACATATACTCTTCAAAGTTCAGGAGCTCTACACCTGAAGTAATTTTCTGGATACCGTAGTAACTATCCACACTGACTTTCATCACATCATCCTTACCGCTTTTTGTTGTGATCAGAATCACACCGCCTGCACCTCTTGTACCATATACAGAAGCTGAAGCAGCATCCTTCAATACATCGATAGAAGCGATCTCATTGGGGGAAAGTCTAGGGTCACCTTCGTAAGGGATACCATCCACTACAAAAAGTGGAGAGCTAGCACCTGTGATAGAGCTAAGACCACGAATCATAATGTTAGCACCAGCCCCTGGATCACCTGATGAGGCTTGTACGTTTACACCGGCAATCTGTCCTTGCAGTGCTGAAGCAAGGTCTGATGTAGCTGTTTTGGTCAGTGTTTCAGAATCCACTTGCACTACGGCACCAGTGACTTCTTTTTTCTTCTGCTCACCATAACCAATCACTACAATCTCATCCAATTGCTCTAAGTCAAGTTCCATTGTGATATAGATATAAGACTTACCATCAATGGAAATCCTCTTTTTTGTATATCCAATAGCAGAGAAAATAAGTTTAGCATTCTTGTTTGGTACATTTAACTTAAACTTACCATCATAGTCTGTTACTGTACCTTTCGTTGTTCCTTCAAGAACAATGTTTACTCCAGGTAATGGTTGAGATTCCTCATCAACCACTGTTCCTGTGATTAGATTTTCTTGCGCATGCAGTGGTAGTGTTAGCAATGCCAACAGAATGAAACACAATAAGTGTTTGCCTAGTAGCGCGTTCTGTTTAAGAGAGTATATCATTTTGCATACTAAGATTGTTGAACATTCATTTTCTGTGTTGATAAATCAAATCTAGCGTACGCATTCTTAATAAGTGTAAATAAAACCTGTAAAAACAGGGTGTAAAAAACACATCTATATGGATCCATTTCTCCTATTCGGAATATCAACAATTATATCCCCCATCCTTTCAAGCAGCGTATTGCTGATAAAAAAATCATATTCTCATATTATAGACCTACCTCCATATTCATTTAAACTAGTTGTGTATTATCAATTGAGGCTATTTCAACCAATTACTCAACAAGGGGTAATAATCTCTCAGATAACAAGGGGGAAATTTCTGACAACTATATAACCAATAATAAGACCTGTCAATATATGACTCAAATTAAAGTGTACCAAAGATACTTTTATTTCTTTACCTCTCTTGATTGAGTCCACTTTTCAAAAAAATAACCTGTTTTTTTTCGCTATTATAATCGGGCTTATTTGGAGTAAGAGATAATCTTTATTTTTTGAATTTTTCTAATTAAAAAGAGATGATATGATCCTATTAAGTGGAATGTATTTCCATCGTATTATCATCCTTATTTATAGTACAACAGATTATTCCCCCTTTTTTAAAATGAAAATTCGCTGAAGGCCGTAAACGTACGACATACATTTGATTACATAATTTTCAAACAAGAGCTAATCCTTATTTAAGGAAGAGTATTCATCAAATGTAAGGCATCAGATTGGTGCATAAAGTATATATAGTTTATGAAAAGAATCTTCATCATAATTACCTCACTTCTAGTTGCTTGTTCTAGCCAAAAACAAAGCAATGTAGCAAGTCAAAAGAACTTTGAACCTAATTGGGAGTCTCTTCAAGAATACGATGTTCCTGAGTGGTTTCAGGATGCAAAACTTGGGATTTTCATCCACTGGGGACCATACGCAGTACCGGCCTATCGATCAGAATGGTATCCAAGATTCATGTATATGGACAGTGTAGTATGGGGACCAAAAGGAGAAGTAAAGAGTATAGGAGCTACCAATGTTTACAAACACCATATTGAAAAATACGGAACGCTGGATAAGTTTGGCTATAAGGATTTTATCCCAATGTTTAAGGGTGAAAATTTCAACGCTAAAGAATGGGTGGATATTTTCGAAAAATCAGGTGCCAAATATATCGTCCCTGTAGCAGAGCACCACGATGGGTTTGCAATGTATAAATCTAACCATACCCGTTGGAATGCTGTAGACATGGGACCAAAAAAAGATATTCTAGGTGAACTAACTACAGAAGCAAGAAAGAGAAAAATGAAAATCGGTGCTTCTTCCCACTTTGCTTTCAACTGGAACTACTATAACCACAAGGAAGGGTTTGATACCATGGACCCTCAATATGCAGACCTTTACGGCAAAAGCCATGATCACTATACAGCTGCTGATGAAGAGTTTCTTGAACTGTGGTGGAACAGAACTACAGACATCATAGACAACTATAAACCCGATATTCTATGGTTTGACTTTTATATTGACAGAGAAGAATTTATGCCATACCACCCTAAGGTAGCTGCTTATTACTATAATAAAGGCATCGAGTGGAACAAGGATGTAGTTTTACAAACTAAAAACTTTAAGATGGCTACTTTCCCTGAAGGAACACACGTGCTGGATATTGAAAGGGGCAAAATGTCTGATATCCGTCAGGAGCCTTGGCAAACAGATACTTCAATTGGTAAAAATTCTTGGTCCTATGTGGAGAACTGGATTTCCAAAGATGCCAACACCATTATTGATGACCTAGTGGACATTGTTAGTAAAAACGGTTGTCTACTGCTAAATGTAGGTCCAAAAGCTGACGGTACAATTCCAGAAGACCAGCAAGCCATTCTGTTTGAGATCGGTAATTGGATGAATGTCAATGGCGATGCCATCTACGGATCAAGACCTTGGAAAATATTTGGAGAAGGTCCAACAGAAGTAGCTACAGGTCACCATACTGAAGGCAAAAACAAAGAACTAACTGCTGATGACTTCCGCTTCACGACCAATAATGGAAAGCTATATGCCATTTCAATGGACTGGGCTGAGAATGGTAAAGTGACGATTCCTGCACTTAGCAAAGGCAACGAGTATGTAGCCTCCCAGATCAAGCAGGTGAAACTGCTGGGCAGCAAGGAAAAACTAGCCTGGGAACAGACTGCAGATGGGTTGCAGGTCAGCCTTCCGGCTGAGCAGCCTTGTAACCATGCTTTTGTTTTTGAAGTTGCTTTCGAAGACAATAATGCAGTGGCCTGGGTGGGTAAATAATAGAATGTTAGGTAAGGCTGGTTGTTTAATCAGCCTTACTCATTTTAATAAAATGTTGATTGACAATGTTGTCATCAGCTGTCTGAAAATAATACTGATAAGAAAGGGAACTCATCTAGGTTCTGTCGCATCAATTACTGAGTTGCCACAAAATCACTTGCTTCTACTTAGGCAACCTCAGTCATCTCTCACTTCCAAAGGCTTGTCCTTTGATTCCAACCTCAAATTCAAGCAAATTTTGCTCTTTTCAATTCTTCAAACAGAAACGTGGTCATTCCTTATTGACCCATATTATTAATTCATCTATAAATTATTATTATGAAAAAAACCCAAAAACTCACTCTAGTAATGCTCCTTTCCATTTTTTTTGCTGTCAGCCTGTACGCTCAACGTGTACCCGATCTGCCAGCAGAAATAAGCGGTAAATACTATTCTTACATCAACACCAATCGTTCCGATGACTTTGAGGGTGCTTCGTTGAATAGTTCCAAATGGCTCCGACGGGAAGCCACCAACCAAACCAACAAGAGGATTACCGAAGACCCAAGTTTTATTGTTTTGAGCAACGGTACCCTTATCTGTAAAGGAAAGGATAATACTGCTGGGGGTATTGTTTCAAAAAACTCCATGAAATATGGTTTCTATATGGTCCGGTGGAAACTCTCCGGTTTCAGTCCAACCCGAAAGTCCAGCTATCATCCTTCTATTTGGTCTGCCAACTGTAATGGATATAACGGCCCTGAACGTACGTGCCTGAGCGGTTCAAACTGGACCGAGATTGACCTGATAGAAGTGACCAACTATGGAGGGGGAGCCAGAACCCAGGCGGATGCACCTTGCCGCATAAATGGTACAAAAATCAATGATCCAGCTGCCAACGGTTCTTTAGGTGAAAAGGCCATCATGAAATCCTTCTATGATTTTGACATAGATACCGACTGGCATATTTACGGTCTGGAGTATAACTGGAATTACATGCAGGTATGGAGGTATGTTAACGGCGAATGGCTTAAACTGGGCAGACAGGTCGTTTTCAATTCCAGCAGTACCGGTAGCATCTCCTCCATCCCCAAAGTGTGCAGGTCTGATATGTTCTGGTATATCGGCAACCTCTGGACAGGCGGCGGTGATTCCAATGAGCCCGATGTCACCAAATTGGTAGTGGATTATTTTAGGCTCTATCAAGTAAAATCGGGAGCAACCTTTGCGTCCTCTTTTGTAGGGCCAGAAATCAATGAACTTAATTTGAACAGATTTAAATTTGATCCTACCGATGCATTTGAATATGATGAAAATATGAAATTCAGTGGGTTATCCATATCGCAAGGCACGTTACGCATTGAGGGGCTGAACTATGAGGATGCACATGTACTGATTTACAGCATGAACGGCGCTTTAGTATATGATGGCTACAACTATTTTAAAAAGGGCAAGCTGTCTCTAGATGTGAGTGCTTACAAAAACGGCGTTTATGTTTTAAAGATCATAGAACCCCATCAAACCATCACACGTAAATTCCTGATCAAAAAGTAATTTTACCTGAAAAAAACGATTGATTTTTTAGGCCTGTAAATCCTATTTTACGGACCTTTTTTTATGAATGCCACGGTACTAATACAGATGTTTTATTGGCAAAGAATTGCCAAAAGAAAAGGGGGATAAATTAGCCCCCTTCTTATTTTCCCAACTTATAACCAATATTTAAACCAGATTTAAATTCTCTTCGAGCAAAACACCAATCCCTTCTTCCTGAATCTGAGCAAGATATTGTGTCAGTTTTGCTTTCAAATTTCCCAGATTATTCAGATTAGCTCCCCAAACTGTTTCGAAAGCCAAGACACCTGCCACTACGCTTTCCAGATTTCCTTGGGTAGCATAATAGTTTTCCCAAAGTGACCTCAGCAAGTCTACTACTTCCTGATCGTCCTGTGGTTCAAAACCTTGCTCATTTTTTGGGTCATACAATTTGATCAAGGCTGCAAAAGCAACCAGTAGTCGCTGTGAAAACTTACCTTCCTTGATAAAATACCCCGATATAGAAGGGAGTACCCTTGTGTTGAATTTCGGGAATGAGTTCAGCGAAATGCTGTTCAGGTAATGCTTGACAAACGGGTTCCGGAAACGGTCCAATACATCTTCCGCAAATTCATGAATGCCTTCCGAAGCCGGCAAGGTCGGCACGATTTCCTCCTTGATCAGCTGCTTCAGAAATGCACCCACCTGCTCGTGGTCGAGTCCTTCCTTCACTGTCTCTACACCTGACAGGATACCAATCGGCACCAGTGAAGTGTGCGCGCCATTCAGGATGCGCACTTTACGGGTACGGTAAGGCGCCTGATTGTCCGTTACGATCACGTTCAGTCCGATTTTTTCGGCAGGAAATACTTCCTTGATTTTCTCGTCTCCCTCAATCACAAACAGGTGAAACTGTTCGCCTTCCACGACCAGTTGGTCTTCAAAACCCAGTTCCTTGTGGATCTCTTCGATGCGGTCTTTCGGGAAGCCCGGTACGATGCGGTCCACCAAGGTATTGTAGAAAGTACAAGCCGTTTCTATCCAGTTTTGGAATGCCTTGGGCAGCTGCCAGTTCTCGATATTCTTAAGAATTGTTTCCTTCAGAATCTGACCGTTCTTGTCAATCAATTCGCAAGGCAGAATGTGGAGTCCTTTCGAAATGTTTCCCCCAAAATGACGGAAACGTTCATACAGCAAGGCAGTCAGTTTTGCCGGAAAACTGTCCTGCACTTCATCAAGCTTATCCGCTTCATGGTAGCGGATACCCGCCTCTGTTGTGTTGGAAAAGATAAACTGCAATGTTTCTACCTTCGCAAGCTCAAGGTAACCCTGATAGTCTTCGTAAGGATTGACCACCTGCTGAATACAGTCCACCAGTTGGTGCCGGTTGATCAGTTTGCCTTTCTCGATGCCTTTAAGGTAAAGGTGATACAGACCGTCCTGTGCATTCAACAGCTCCCCCAAACCTTGGGGAATCGGCTGAACCACTGCCACGCCTGCATCAAAATCAGCCTTCTCATTCAGTTCCTGAATCATCCAGTCGATAAACGCCCGAAGAAAGTTTCCTTCCCCAAACTGCACGACACGTATTGGACGGGCTGCTGTATTTATATTATTCCGATTGAGTTTCATTGTTTGATCTGGTTTCGGTATTGGGTTTACTACAGTGAAATACCTCGTTTCCAAGGAATAAAGTCATCCTGTCTGAGGCGCATGGCGTTGGTTTCTGCCTCTCCGCTTGCTACTGCCAGCAGGTACTCCAGCATTTGCGCTGCCTTGGAAGCAATGCTGTCCTCCCCGCTGATCACCGAGCCGGCATCAAAGTCGATGATGTCTTTCATTCGGTTTGCCAGAATGGAGTTAGAGGATACCTTGATAACAGGCGTAATCGGATTACCTGTAGGCGTTCCCAGTCCTGTGCTGAACGTAATCAGGGTAGCGCCGGATCCTGCCAGTGCCGTAGTGGATTCCACATCATTGCCGGGCGTACACAGCAGGTTCAAGCCTTTTCGCTTCAGCTGCTCGGTGTAGTCCAGTACGTCCACGATTGGCGAGCTGCCGCCTTTTTTGGCTGCCCCTGCAGACTTCATGGCATCCGTGATCAGCCCGTCCTTGATATTGCCAGGCGAAGGATTGGCGTCAAAACCGGAACCTACCGCTTCGGCTCTGTGCTTGTAAAGTGCCATCAGTTCCACAAAACGTTGGGCGTCCTTTTCTTCCACACAACGGTCTGTCAGGCTTTGCTCCACGCCATTCAGCTCCGGAAACTCTGCCAGAATTGGCGTTGCGCCCAGTGCCACCAGCATATCGGACACATAGCCCATCACAGGGTTGGCGGAGATACCTGAGAAACCATCCGAACCACCGCATTCCAGTCCCAGTCTCAAGGCTGAAATAGGGGCTTCTTTTCTTTCGCATTTATTGGCTTCCACCAAACCTGCCATTGTTTTCTTGACAATGTCTTCGATGAATTTGCCTTCCGAAGCGCTTTTCTGCTGCTCCACGAAGAACATAGGTTTATCCATTGCAGGATTCATGTCATGAATGGCTTTCTGCAAGATTTCCACCTGCGCATTCTGACAGCCCAGACTCAGGAATGTAGCGCCTGCCACGTTCGGATTGTTCAGGTAACCTGCCAACAGATTACACAGCGTATCAGAATCCTGTCTGATGCCGCCACAACCTCCGTCATGCAGCAGGAACTTGATGCCATCCACATTCGGGAACACCCTCTCCTTTTTGGCATCCTCTACTTCCACAAGGATATCCTCCTCCATCAGTTCCATTGCGCTTGCGCCCAAAAGGCTTTGCGCAATCAGCCGATCGATATCCAACTCATAGTCGCGCCCTTTCTTGTAGCCCAGTTTTTCTTCCAAAATTTCCTTGGCAGCCAGCACGTTCCTGTTTTCACAGAATACCAATGGCACTACCAGCCACATGTTCTGCGTACCGATCTGACCGTCATTTCTGTGATAGCCCATAAAGGTTCTGCCTTCAAAAGCTGAGACGTCGGGCTTA
The Limibacter armeniacum DNA segment above includes these coding regions:
- a CDS encoding SusC/RagA family TonB-linked outer membrane protein, translating into MIYSLKQNALLGKHLLCFILLALLTLPLHAQENLITGTVVDEESQPLPGVNIVLEGTTKGTVTDYDGKFKLNVPNKNAKLIFSAIGYTKKRISIDGKSYIYITMELDLEQLDEIVVIGYGEQKKKEVTGAVVQVDSETLTKTATSDLASALQGQIAGVNVQASSGDPGAGANIMIRGLSSITGASSPLFVVDGIPYEGDPRLSPNEIASIDVLKDAASASVYGTRGAGGVILITTKSGKDDVMKVSVDSYYGIQKITSGVELLNFEEYMYTYFLQKSHNNGTPFDGTWTPLENNPYAFTLNTSLKDVVQRDNAPIQNHSVSIAGGKDGLKYNITGNYFQQDGSVINSSFDRMSVRANTIYKKKKWTFNTGLGFKTENTEYAPYQVLLEAYKYKPYQPALDPDAETIQSGSDQEGSNEALNMSYLMTRFKRSDNNKSNQFNYNFTANYDVFKGLTFMTRFGGSFTDDTRVTIAPIFLAYDAEGDVITSRNYRSSVKNQSASRNNWAWESSLNYSKRIKGHQFKLLGVFSMENYSYSSFFAQKHDLISNDVTILNGATLDPIVGNQTGYNQDKTNKLIGMLSRFQYNYKSRYLLSVSARRDGSSRFNTESRWGIFPSVSAGWNISEEAFWSEGLKDYVGTFKLRGSYGTTGNQNFLDYSNAATITLERDYVFGREESDILALGAIQTAYANANVKWETTIQTNFGIDLGFFNDKLTVTADVYDTNKEDMLFPVLLPSSTGAGANATVVLNVGNMNNKGMELAANFRHMTANGINFNIGGTYSKNRNVITKMAGANKTVYLNGSEVAIGRNEDKVSVLKEGYEAGAFFLIETDGVIHTEQELNNYLESLPNSTAKVGDLKMVDQNGDGIIDNEDRVYSGSGMPEYELGLNLGADYKGFDLSLQWYAAVGGKVINGNKAAAYKEGTHRDLLYQWSEGNPTSDVPANRGGDHENYRGQTDYWLEDGTFVRLRNVTLGYTIPKKLTEKMGVSKFRVYLGAQNPLTFTKYTGYDPEVGNNGLSTRGIDRGNYPVTASYRAGLQFDF
- a CDS encoding alpha-L-fucosidase, coding for MKRIFIIITSLLVACSSQKQSNVASQKNFEPNWESLQEYDVPEWFQDAKLGIFIHWGPYAVPAYRSEWYPRFMYMDSVVWGPKGEVKSIGATNVYKHHIEKYGTLDKFGYKDFIPMFKGENFNAKEWVDIFEKSGAKYIVPVAEHHDGFAMYKSNHTRWNAVDMGPKKDILGELTTEARKRKMKIGASSHFAFNWNYYNHKEGFDTMDPQYADLYGKSHDHYTAADEEFLELWWNRTTDIIDNYKPDILWFDFYIDREEFMPYHPKVAAYYYNKGIEWNKDVVLQTKNFKMATFPEGTHVLDIERGKMSDIRQEPWQTDTSIGKNSWSYVENWISKDANTIIDDLVDIVSKNGCLLLNVGPKADGTIPEDQQAILFEIGNWMNVNGDAIYGSRPWKIFGEGPTEVATGHHTEGKNKELTADDFRFTTNNGKLYAISMDWAENGKVTIPALSKGNEYVASQIKQVKLLGSKEKLAWEQTADGLQVSLPAEQPCNHAFVFEVAFEDNNAVAWVGK
- a CDS encoding T9SS type A sorting domain-containing protein, yielding MKKTQKLTLVMLLSIFFAVSLYAQRVPDLPAEISGKYYSYINTNRSDDFEGASLNSSKWLRREATNQTNKRITEDPSFIVLSNGTLICKGKDNTAGGIVSKNSMKYGFYMVRWKLSGFSPTRKSSYHPSIWSANCNGYNGPERTCLSGSNWTEIDLIEVTNYGGGARTQADAPCRINGTKINDPAANGSLGEKAIMKSFYDFDIDTDWHIYGLEYNWNYMQVWRYVNGEWLKLGRQVVFNSSSTGSISSIPKVCRSDMFWYIGNLWTGGGDSNEPDVTKLVVDYFRLYQVKSGATFASSFVGPEINELNLNRFKFDPTDAFEYDENMKFSGLSISQGTLRIEGLNYEDAHVLIYSMNGALVYDGYNYFKKGKLSLDVSAYKNGVYVLKIIEPHQTITRKFLIKK
- a CDS encoding tagaturonate reductase codes for the protein MKLNRNNINTAARPIRVVQFGEGNFLRAFIDWMIQELNEKADFDAGVAVVQPIPQGLGELLNAQDGLYHLYLKGIEKGKLINRHQLVDCIQQVVNPYEDYQGYLELAKVETLQFIFSNTTEAGIRYHEADKLDEVQDSFPAKLTALLYERFRHFGGNISKGLHILPCELIDKNGQILKETILKNIENWQLPKAFQNWIETACTFYNTLVDRIVPGFPKDRIEEIHKELGFEDQLVVEGEQFHLFVIEGDEKIKEVFPAEKIGLNVIVTDNQAPYRTRKVRILNGAHTSLVPIGILSGVETVKEGLDHEQVGAFLKQLIKEEIVPTLPASEGIHEFAEDVLDRFRNPFVKHYLNSISLNSFPKFNTRVLPSISGYFIKEGKFSQRLLVAFAALIKLYDPKNEQGFEPQDDQEVVDLLRSLWENYYATQGNLESVVAGVLAFETVWGANLNNLGNLKAKLTQYLAQIQEEGIGVLLEENLNLV
- a CDS encoding UxaA family hydrolase; the protein is MNKVLMVHPSDNVMVALTDLHASETIHYEGKHFTPIEPIKAKHKFVIEDLEIGDEIMMYGVLVGKATQKILKGQAITTGNVKHAASDVHVRDRRTEWVKPDVSAFEGRTFMGYHRNDGQIGTQNMWLVVPLVFCENRNVLAAKEILEEKLGYKKGRDYELDIDRLIAQSLLGASAMELMEEDILVEVEDAKKERVFPNVDGIKFLLHDGGCGGIRQDSDTLCNLLAGYLNNPNVAGATFLSLGCQNAQVEILQKAIHDMNPAMDKPMFFVEQQKSASEGKFIEDIVKKTMAGLVEANKCERKEAPISALRLGLECGGSDGFSGISANPVMGYVSDMLVALGATPILAEFPELNGVEQSLTDRCVEEKDAQRFVELMALYKHRAEAVGSGFDANPSPGNIKDGLITDAMKSAGAAKKGGSSPIVDVLDYTEQLKRKGLNLLCTPGNDVESTTALAGSGATLITFSTGLGTPTGNPITPVIKVSSNSILANRMKDIIDFDAGSVISGEDSIASKAAQMLEYLLAVASGEAETNAMRLRQDDFIPWKRGISL